The DNA window TGGATATGCTTTGAAGATTTCATGCATTTTCCAAAGTCCCCAGGAATGGGCaccaatatatatatttatataggtTTATTATGATCttaggttagaaacttaaaaaatattatatatatttgcaAATTTTCCTCTTTGGTAATTGTGTCAAGAGAATTCCAAACACACAATCGAGAGGCCACTAGTCAAGAATAAGAATGGACTTAATTTGGAGCAACGAAAAGAAGGGACAAAATGATTACCAATTGGTCAAGTGTATTCATTTCTTCTTAGCTAGTCCTGAGAAATGAATTATGCTTCTTTTCGTTATACGATTATTTTCAAGTAATAACAGATATgatggaataaaaaaaaaaaatttccacctTTTGAGACAAATCCATTTCTTTCAGCTAGATTTTAGCCATTTAGACAAGAAATTTAAAGTGAAATGAGTTTATAGAATCGGAATGATGTGATTAATATTGTGAGATGTGAAACGTCCGCACATATTTTTTTAGAGCAACCTGTATACaatattagaaatttttttttatagaactGGAATATCTTGCTGAGAagtcttatttttcttttggctCTCCACGAATTAGACGCTGATATGGCATATAACAAAGTTTGAAACGAAACTAAGACCTGAAACTTATTGCTAATGACTGCTAACTACCTTCTCTACTAATTCTTCCAAAGATTTGCAATCCTGGAATAAAATACTAGGTCCGTAGATAGCACTGCAAAGTTAGGACTCGTGGTTAGGGAGGCAATTAGTATGATTAAGgcaaaattttttgttaaaaaactCTAATAACCAGCATGATAGGTGTCcgaattttgttaaaattatatagtcttttcaaaaaaaaaataacaactaGATGACAATTTTTTTATGACAGTAgacaacaaaaaattttttttttttacatatcaaaagtttttgaaattccctttttcctaaattttcaactaGTACTTGGCTTCATTTCACACATGCCATCATTCATAAACTAAGTGATAATTGTAGATTTCAAGAACTTGGGTGGGTAAAGTAAAGAAACATATCAGCAATTTTAGAGGATGCGATTATAGAACAAgtttaaaaatttaatattttttcgAGCTAATTCTGAAAATTCTTCAAAGTTGAGGGAGGGTAATTGCCTACCCTCACTTGAACGTGGCTTCGCCATTGACAAATATTATTGTATCTAGCTAAGATGTATAATAGACTatgggtgcgtttgataaaattaaaatttaaaaaatgaaatctgAATCAATCAAgctattgaattgttaaatattaaatataatacatttgagtgcgtATCACATTTAATGATgagtgaatagcttatcaccTGACTTTGGGAACaagttttgcctaaaaaattcagtaccacttaattaattcagatgttcaattttttattatcaaacggtctgaatatgttaagatatGAAGCCATTAAATTAAATgctgaattgagttatcaaatagGGCCTACATTTTATTTCTCTACATGAGTAATGAAGGCAGTCGACCTAATTTGGTACGATTGTGAAATtgttgtaaaatttttttttggtgataaaaTTGTTGTAATCTATAATTCCCTGGTATATAAATatatgaaaataaaaagaaaacagttcaaatcACAACAACGCGCCCGCCGGCCCTCAAATTTCATGTGTCTAATGTTGAAGTTCTGCTAAAAACGACCTGGACAAAACATTAATAGCCGTCATGCTTTTTAGCATATTGAGATTAATACTACTAATTTGCATTCATTACCCTTCCAGTATTAGTAGTGTGTTTTTTCctcttgaaaattttaaaaaaaagtatcaATATTTATAAAATGGCATATTTCTACTAATAGCCTAAAATTTGAATTCAcgtattaaaaaaataaaattctccTCGTGCTAATAAAAAAACTTCAGAAAATCGCAATCCAAATCGACTTTGTTGGATTTACGTGAGACGCTTTGGTAATTTTATCCAGCTTGACTCGGTTAACCAATTAAAGTTAGAATCCTATGGAATTGACTTTCCTGCATGCTGTTGATGGCAAGAAAAATATGGCCGGGTCCCATCTACCTACCGCCATGGAAGCCCCCAATTTCTAAATCTTTCAAAGCTGATagaatgaaggaaaattccATATCTTTCTATTCTTGCGAATGGTATGTGGCTCCATGCAATGGGTTAATTAAAAATTGTCCTAGAATTAGTTATCCAGACTTCCATGGTTTTAGCGGGAACATCATGCTGGGGGTGATGCTTTACCTACCGCTTCCTGCAGGCCCCATCTAAATACGTATATGTATACATGTTTGGTTAGCCGGAAATGTTCCATATTTTCGCAGATGAATACTGCGGACTCTGATGTTATATACAACTATTATTCTTTTTAatggttgttttttttttttttctaaataatAATGAGCGTAGTTTCTAGAACAAAGACAAATGTGCAAGTGTGCTGGCTAACCtaccatcttcttcttcttcttcttcttcttagtTCTTACAAATTCCTCCAAATGTTGTTGTTCTTGTTCATCATTGATTGTTTTCTTAATTACCCACGACTTACGAGGCTATGACCAAATCATTGGTTTAAAAGCGTGTCCTTTTCAAAATAAGGCGTGTGCTGTGGAATCTCAATCTCCCTCGCCCctcttctctttctctctctctctctctcagacCTCGTACGcagcatttttctttccttcccaCTAATTTCTCAGCCATTTTTGAATCCTATATTtggtagaagaaaaaaaaggaagaagactATAATCTACATGAAAAAGGGGGGCAAAATATCTTCTTTCGtttttcttctttggctttttattaatttttcttgAAAGCGAAACACAAATGGATAATTTATGGAAAATTTTATTCCGCTTAATTCTAAAACCCAACTAGGACCTTAAGCAGCATTAAACAATTTTAAATTAGGAACACCTAAACTGAATTGACAGATAACAAAACAGCCTAATTGAAACACGTGAATTCGAGTCATCAAAAAAGAATAAGTGAAGAATCGCTGTTGATGGTTTTAGcgtaaaaggaaaaaaaaaacactggATTAATGTGTTTTTCTATAGCACATAACAGTACTGGGCCAACTCAATGCTCATATGCAGTGATGGCTGCCAAACAATTCAAAGCTGTCAAGGGGAAGGATCAAAATTACTATTAACAATGATAAAGacttttatattaaaaaaaaaatgctacatTGATCTCAAATCTCGATCCATCAGCTTTCTACAATTTTCATTTCTTAATTTTCACTTGATGCTCATGTTTACGTGAGACTTGCGAATACCAGTAGATAATAATGATCGAGGACATGAGTATTCAAAGATCCCCGCGTCAGGGAACACACGTAGGAGAAATCTCCATTAGCTTAGCTAGATACCACGATGGAATTTCCACAccaaatattcatttttttttaaaaaaaataatttattgcAAAACTGAGTCAAAACAATTTCGAAAACCGCTTTTCCATCATCGCCACCGAATGGAACAATCTTTAGAAGGTGTGAAACTGAGGCTCCCACCATAACTTTCAGACCACCCCAAAGAACTAAGTCAAAGAGGGGGCAGCCAAGTCTTTTCTCACTCAACCGAATTCGTAGACTTCGTGGTGCTCTTTTGCTTTTCATTTTGTACACCAAATTCTTTAATAGTAGCTACATCAACTATTGATGGAGGATCACATTACAAAACGAACTACTATATACGCCCATACATACAAAAAGCAGTATTTGTCCACGAAAGAGAAATTAATagtaaatgattaaaaaaaaaacaaatcagCATAAAGCCAGGTCTTATATATAAAGGGGTTGTGAACCTCTTATCTGTATCATACTATCATGTCCTGTGGAGACAAGAGCCAGGAGAGAGAATAATTGGCACATTTGAATATTAGGCCACGGCTTTCCATAGAAGTTTTCCAAACCCCATTGCATAATTCCTGTCATCGCCACATTCTTTCCTTGTTCTACAATTCTCTCAAGCAGCGACAGGTCTAACTTGATCAGAGTTATATAAACGAAGGGTTTTCGAGGCATTTGGGTGCAGAAGAGGAGAAACAACAAAAGTATTTCCATACACGTAGAAAGCATATATATACTTTTATCACGAGATGACAGTCCAGAAGGTTTCGTGGCAATGTTTTGTTCTGGGATGTTACAAGATTGAGAACCCTAAACCGAAAAAGAAGAAAGTTGTGGCCAAGCAAACTTCATTCCACAGGCTTTCGATGTCGGATTTTAGTTCTTCAACCATTTCAGAGGATCTCTCTATCTCTTTAGCCGGCTCCAACATTCACATATTTACTCTTCAGGAGCTGAAGGTGATCACTCAGAGCTTCTCGTCTAGTAACTTTCTTGGTGAGGGAGGATTTGGACCAGTTCATAAAGGGTTCATTGACGACAAGCTTAGACCCGGGCTGAAGGCTCAGCCAGTGGCTGTCAAGCTCCTTGATCTGGACGGCTCCCAAGGTCACAAGGAATGGCTGGTATGTATGAACCTACCAAACTTGATTTCCCTCACTGGCTTGACATGCAGTCCGGGGGTTGATAACCTCGTCCTGCTTAGCAGTTAGTATGCCCGAGGGTTCGCAGTGTTCTTGAAGTTAgtgttgaagaattttttgatATTCAACTTTTGTGCATGAAGATTTCTTGTCAGATTGAATGATTGACCAACTTTAATTTCCTTTCTTAACAGACTGAAGTGATATTTCTGGGGCAATTGAGGCATCCAAATTTGGTGAAGTTGATCGGATACTGCTGCGAGGAGGAACATCGACTTTTAGTCTATGAATACATGCCACGAGGCAGCCTGGAGAATCAGCTGTTTAGAAGTACGTACGTCTTGTCTCCGCGTTATCATTGTTTGAAATATATATCAGTAGCGATTCATCTTCCGCACATATTTTTTTCCATGGTGCTCAATTTTCTTTGTTGCTTCAGTATAGTAGGTAGCTGTATTCGCTGTCAGAAATGTAGAAACTTGGGACAGCTGTTAATATCTTACTAAGAACAGCTAGCCAAAATAGCATTATTATTAAACGTGGAAGAGATTTTTTAAATAGGTCTGCTGATAATGACATTTCGGGAGAGTTTGGATGTAATCTCTAGGATATCGTCAATCAATTATAAAACACATATAATATATAGTTTCCAGTTGAAACGGCTATTTTCTTTAATAATTGTCTGCTAGTTTTACCATTTCCTGTGAGGGATGTTGACATTATGTTGCCTCTTGAAAAGAATAATCCCGCAGTTGTGCAAATAATTATGTGCCGTATAATCATGATGAGTACGAGACTTGCTCTATAGATAGAAAAGTTCAACCTGGAATTATAAGTTCACGTTACCCTATTCGTGGTTGGTAACTTACCTTTTGGTTAATTCATTAGTCGTTGCAATATGTAACCTTCTaatgatgtaatatttgaacaTAATAATGCTATTACCTAAATACTACCATATAAATCTCATCAAGCtcacaaactttttttttttttttttttaacataatGGGCCGGGGTTTTCACTTTTCTGATAGAGTTTTTACTAACCTTTGACAACTATTAATCTCATTTTAAGACGCTAGCTTTAGATTTAAAATTTTGGTAAATGCCACATATTTAAAATGTAAACTTACCATAAAATGTCATCTTAATCATACAAGAGTCCTCATTCTTTTACTTTCCCGTCCGCAGGATATTCCGTGTCGCTTCCATGGTCAGCAAGGATGAAAATTGCCCTTGGAGCTGCAAAAGGCCTTGCCTTTCTCCACGAGGCAGAAAAACCAGTAATCTACAGGGATTTTAAAGCCTCGAACATCCTGCTAGACTCTGTAAGCATCTAGTTTACCTAACTTTGCCCACATTTATGGGATCCTTTGCTTCATTTTCTTTCAAGAAGTGAATAAATCACTTTTAATTTGCTTACAGGATTACACTGCTAAACTCTCCGATTTCGGGCTTGCAAAAGATGGTCCAGAGGGAGATGATACGCATGTTTCGACGAGAGTTATGGGGACACAAGGCTATGCTGCCCCTGAGTATATCATGACAGGTAAAGATTCATATCATCGCTTGCTAATTTAAGCAAGATTTATTAAGGCAATCTCCACGGTTGGTTAGTCGCAATCTTTACCACAATCAACAACGTGGGTTGTTCTTAGCCATTTTCCATCGACTAGAAAAATTGCATATTTAAGtcaaatttcacataaaaaCAAAAACTTGATTGCTATTATCCTAAACAAATGAGTGAccatttgccaaaacatgaTAAATTGTCTCTCTGCAGGTCACTTGACAGCAGCAAGTGATGTGTACAGCTTCGGAGTAGTGCTCTTGGAGCTTCTTACAGGCAGAAGATCAGTGGACAAAACCCGTCCTTCTAGAGAACAGAACTTGGCAGATTGGGCGAGACCAATGTTAAAAGATTCCCGGAAGCTCAGCCGGATAATGGATCCTAGGCTTGAAGGCATGTACTCCGAGGAAGGGGCTCAGCAAGCTGCAGCATTGGCTTATCATTGCCTGAGTCATAGGCCTAAGAACAGACCAAATATGAGCGACATTGTAAAAACCCTGGAGCCTCTCAAGGGTTACAATGACACTTCAATTGGGACGTTTGTGTACACGGTTCCAGTTGAAACTGATTTGAAGAAAGAAAGCGAAAAGGAGAGTGAAGGaaagaagaaagtgaagaaagaaaatggtCACCACCAACAAAAACACAGGTTACACCACCATAACCATAAACGTAGTTTCGGAACTCCTAATTCTCCAACGATTTACTCGGAAACTCAGCTACAGCTGAGGGTGAAAGACGGGATAAATTCGCCTCTGCATCAGAGATTGAAAAGAGTATAGATTAATGAAGCGTAATAACTAATATAAGCtgtaaatatatatacatcaaaAGCCATC is part of the Coffea eugenioides isolate CCC68of chromosome 6, Ceug_1.0, whole genome shotgun sequence genome and encodes:
- the LOC113775290 gene encoding serine/threonine-protein kinase RIPK; the protein is MTVQKVSWQCFVLGCYKIENPKPKKKKVVAKQTSFHRLSMSDFSSSTISEDLSISLAGSNIHIFTLQELKVITQSFSSSNFLGEGGFGPVHKGFIDDKLRPGLKAQPVAVKLLDLDGSQGHKEWLTEVIFLGQLRHPNLVKLIGYCCEEEHRLLVYEYMPRGSLENQLFRRYSVSLPWSARMKIALGAAKGLAFLHEAEKPVIYRDFKASNILLDSDYTAKLSDFGLAKDGPEGDDTHVSTRVMGTQGYAAPEYIMTGHLTAASDVYSFGVVLLELLTGRRSVDKTRPSREQNLADWARPMLKDSRKLSRIMDPRLEGMYSEEGAQQAAALAYHCLSHRPKNRPNMSDIVKTLEPLKGYNDTSIGTFVYTVPVETDLKKESEKESEGKKKVKKENGHHQQKHRLHHHNHKRSFGTPNSPTIYSETQLQLRVKDGINSPLHQRLKRV